ACTTAGCAGGCCCCTGTCACCTTGCAGTTGGGGAGACACCAAAGAAGCAGTAAAAAGGGCCTGACTTGCAACCCCATTCTCACACAAGAGCAGAGCAGGCAGCCCAATTGCCAAGGTCTCTGGCTAGCCCTCCTCTGGGGCCCATAGTTCAAGAGCAGGTGTACTCACAAGCCAAGCCCAGCAAGAGACAAGACAGCCAGGGAACTGGACAAGGAGAGCGGTGCTCCTGGTTGCCTGAGCAACCACACCCCAACAGAAACCGGGCATGTGTGCAAACGTTtgtgcctcctctctccctctccttccccagtcTGGGCTGTCACTGTGGCAAGCCCACCTGTCTCTCTAGCCATGCTTTTGATGACGACAGTAGTCCTGGCACGGTGGTGGGAGTCTGGAGACAAGTCCTACCAGCGCATTGTCATCTATTACAGTCAAGTCCATATGAGGAAGATCTATGCAGAATGAGGGGTCGGTGATGGTGGCTGTAGGCCTTGGTCCTTGGGGAGGGGTGGCTTCTTAGGTTGTTTGGTGCAGTTGTTTGGTGCACATGAATGGCTTTTCTGTAACTGTATAACCGCAGATTTCCTGTTACTTCAGCCAGGAAGTGGGTAGGGGATGGCAGGGGTCACATCTTTCATTTTTAGGCTCCGCATTGATTGCTGTCATCAGTACCAGCCCGTGGCTTCTGCCCTTTGGACCTCAATTCCCACATCTGTAAAGCTAAAGCTAACTCATTGAAAGAGTTGCAGACAGCCCCTGAGCCTGGCTGTTGGAGAGCCTCACAAAGAAAAGCTGAGCACAGAATCTCTTGGGTGGTTTCTCCTATTTGGAAGCCCACATCAACCCTATAGCTACGCTGCGGGCTGCCACAGGCATAGGACAGAATTCACATATGTTGAGGGTGGGGTGGCTTTCCACCTTGAATATATGGTGTGAGTGAAACCCTCACTCTGGTGGTAAAATGCACCGCCGGGCACAGGCCCACCATGCGCAGAGCTGTCTTCCCACAGGCGACAGGTGGGAGGCCTCTGGAAGCAGTGTTTCTCATTTCCCCAGAGGAAATCTGTGACATCAAATCATTCTGAGGGGAGGGGCCAGGCAGCCTTTCCCACAGGGTGAGAGAAAGCAAGAGCCGGGGTCTTGCAAGCACTGAGAGGTGGCTGTCACCGCATAGCCATTGCTAGTGTCTTACCCGCCTCAACGGCTCTCCTCCCAGGGAACAAATCTCTCCATTATCTCAGATCACCCTACTTATTTTATGAGCACATCCAGACTGAGATTATAGCTCCTTGCTTGTGGCCAGGATGGAACCTCAGTGCCCCACAGCCACAGAACTGCCCAGAGTAGCTCACCAATGGAACTATATTGACCTTTTTTCTTACCTTATAAAACACCACCACTGAAGCCAACCTACCACTTACAGAGTGATGCCTTCCAGAAACTGGATGACAATATTTTCCACCTTATTAGGAAGCTGGATCAACCCTGAGGTTAGAGCCCTggggccctgggccctgggctcTGGTCAAAactgctgggtgggggtgggctagGGTGGGGGCAGGTGACCTTGCCCATATTCAGATGAGTAAGTCAGCTGAAGGTTCTGTCTGGttcctgccactgccaccagAACCGGCCTATGGCTTCAGTTCTCTGTACCTCAATTTCCCCAATCTATAAAATGGACTGACCAGTTTACCCATGTGTTATTTAGAGACTGAACAAAACAGTCTGTGAATATGTCATCACATGTCCTTTCTTTTAGAAATCAActtgtatttacacacatacacaactctACTCTAAATGGCACAGCTGTGCACTCTCAATGTTAACCGAAGCAGAACAACGTATCCTTGTGACCtgcaggactttaaaaaaaaaaaaaaaggctcaaatATTTCAGTTTAGGACCACAGTTTCCTATGTAGGCAAATACACAACAATATCCCATTTTTTCTCTCAACATAGACCATCTGCAACTCCCAAAACATTTTCTTGCTCTTAACAGAAGTGGGTAGTGAGTGGTGCCCACACAGGTGAGATAAGAGCCCCCAGAAGAGAGATGTAAGGAGACAGTAACTAGGAGTCAggaaggtggaggggaggggcaagcCTGAACTGCAGGAAGCAGGCTGACAGAGAAAGCAGGCAGGGAATTTTCAGGAGTAAAGGAAATGTGAGCTGAGAGCCTGTGGCACAGTAAGGACAGAAAGAGAGGCCTTTTCCCTGCAGTTCCTACTCTACCACCAGCACCAGGTGTCCCTCTCACAATTCCTGCCTCCTAGGAAATTCTTGTTCTTCTGGAAAGGGTCTTGGGCATCCCTGGAAGCTACCTCAGATGTCTCTTCCAGCCCAGGGTGGGCAAACTCCTCTGCTAGGGGAGAAGGTGCTGAGGTTCTAGGGGCCATCTGGTCGACCTCAATGCCTCAGCTTGTGTCTTATACCTCCTTAGCCATCTCCAGTAaccccaaaacacacaaacaggcaGGTTAGTTCCAATAACACTTTATTTATTgacaacaaaattttaatttaaagaactATTCACGGGTCACAAAATGTTatttctttgaggtttttttttttcttcaactatttaaaaatataaaacctatTCTAAAGTCATGGGTTGTGCAAAAACAGGTGGCCCACCAGATCTGGCCCCACACTACAGTTTACAGGCTTATTCTGGTTTTTCAAAGCCAGTTTGTGGACCAGCAGGCCTAGCCTCCAGCTGCACCTGGGAACTTGTTAAGAATACCTTTTTTTCCAGCTCTATAAACCCAAACCCTGGGTTTCACACAATCACCATGACTCATGTGTACCTTAAGTTATAAAAATACTGACACTGGAGGGTCATCTCAGACATTCTAACCTCAAAGGAATGGGGTGTAGCCTGGACGCTGAGCTTTCAAAactccccctccacctccactgGTTCTAAGGTACAAATTTTCAAGTACCCAGTGATCTCCCAGGGGATAAGGACTCCTGGCTCTCAGAACATCCGGGCCACTCCTCTATGACAAAAGCATATCACTGTATAAGGATCACTATCAATCACAGAGCCCTCCTAGGACTAGTGTCCACTGCATCCTAGGCTGTGGAGAGCTCCCTGATAGGTTTGGCCTCCCACTCCAGAACAAGCAAAAGATGCCTTGGAGCTGTGTGTACTCATCTCTATAATTTATACTCCCCATCCCCATCTCTAGTACCACTACCCCAGAAGGCAAGGAACACAAGAAGATGGCCTTCTGCCTCAAGGGCAGCCAGTTTCTCCCCCACCCTGGAACTCTGAATCCTCAAGATGATACCATGTCCTCTATTCCCAAGGATTTTGGGGTAAAGGGGACAAAGACAAGCCAACCTTTCAGTAAATCTACTAAGTCCCAAGAACCCACACACCCCAGTAGGCCCTGTCCTCCCCTACCTAGAGTCTCCACTCCCTCAGACCCCagcttcttcttctgcctttgaCGGTCACAGGACCTTGTGTCATCCTGGAAAAATGTGAAGAGGAGCCATACAACACAGTTTGAAGCAACCGGTGCTTTTAGTCAGCCTGACCGGAAGTGCTAAAGACCTTCAGAGTCCTAAGTGAGAGGGCTGGAGGGACATGGAGTAGTCCCTGTGTCCCCTTGGACAGCCACTAACATCACTGTTACATGGACCATCTCCCTGAGTATCTTAACACTGAAGCCATGGAGTGAGCCCGCACCTGAAGATACAACCTTGACTCTCAAGACTGACTTCCCCCACCACGTGACAACCTCTCACCTCCTGGAGACCCTGCCATAAGAATCAGAAACCCAAACCTTGGAAATTCTGGAAAGGCAGACCTAGAAGGTACCCTGAAAAAATCAGCCCTCCTCATCCTTCTTGGAAAATCTGAAgctcagggaagagaaaggagctaCCTGAAGTGGAGGCAGATGGAGGACAACCCCGATCCCTCCATTTATACCTTCCACATCCTACTCTACCGTGGTGTTCCTTCCTTGGTGCCCCCACagctggggtcggggtggggaagAGCAGAGCTCTACAGCGCTTAGAAGGTTGGAAACCAAAAAGGGTTAGGCCCTTAGGTACAGACAGCTCTTAGCTTTTGGCCAAGAACAGCATTATGGTACCCTGACCATCCTTTAACTGCTCTTGTGCCCAGCCCAGGGCCTGTGGAGACCACAGTGGGCAGCTGTGCAACTAGTTCCTTCCCAGCCTAGAACAATATAGAAAACAGCTATGATTGAACTGAGCCATACTGATGCCAGGAGCTGAACTAATAACTGTGATTCTCTGATTCTCCCTGACACACAAACCACTGAGGAATTCAgacacctgcccccaccccctgcccttaTAAGCTTCCCAAAAGGCCTCTCCCCCAATACAGCCTGTTGCTGGAGAGACCACATGGACTTGGGAGCAATCAGAACTAGGGCTGAATTTCTCCTCTGTGTGACCCTGAGTCTCAGTTTTTTTACCTGTAAAATGGGGGTGCCTGTCTACTAGCGTAgctgggaagaaaaaagggaaagtgtAAAAAGGACCTTGGGTGACTACTATGAGCTAGCTGCCCCACCAATGGGCTCTTTAACCTCTCCTTCTTCCCCAAGCCTTGGGAAGCCTGCTTTTCCACAGAAGGAAACAGGAGAGTAGCTCCTGGAATGTGGCAAGGCGCCTTGGAACTGAACCCTGCCTTCCAGCCCTTCTTTAATTAGCTCTCAACTAAAAATAACTACCCCCCACTCCCTGTGAAGCTGCACACCTCCTTTCTGGCCTGGCACTAGGGTGTGCAAGAGTCACTCTTGGGGCGACAACCAGCCTGAGACAACCCacaacatggggggggggagtatgcTGGATAGGAGGTCTTATTGAAGGGGACACAGAAGCAGATGTGGTCTTCTGACAGGCCATTCTGATAGCCCCAAGTGGCCCTGTGGCTCCTGCACTCCCCCAGACTTCCTGCATCTGGACAGGGGGCACCTAAGGAGTCTTACCCAGCCTTGGCAGGGTCTGCTCAGGGGAGGGCTGGGAGACACAGGCAGCTCCTCTGAAACCATAGGCGTGCCTACTGCCATGCCTACCCAATGATCTGTCCATCCACAGCCCAGTCTGTCCCAGCCAGGAGGCTAGCCATCACTTGCAGCTCTGGAGCCGGGTCCTATGATGCTTCTCCTCTGTCAGCAGGGGAATGAAGGTATCACTGTGTGAGAGCTTCAGCCGGCTGCCCCAGCTTGGCCCCTCCCTGGCAGCAGGCTCTGGGGGCAGGGTATCCAGGTCACTTCGAGAGCCCCCGGGTTTGCCTTCTGCGCTGTTGGAGTTGAGCTCCATCAGCTCCAGCTCATGTTTGGCTGCCGTCTCCAGGACCCGCTGTTTGTTGTAGTACCTGACAAAGTTGTTGATAATGGGGTGAATGGGGAGGGCGATGGCAATTACCCCACACAAGAAGCTGATGGCCGCGTTGAGCTTGCCCAGGGTGGTCTTGGGGTAGATGTCACCATAGCCCACTGTGGTCATGGTGATTATGGCCCACCAGAAGGACTGGGGAATGCTCTTGAACAGAGTTTCAGGGTGACTCTGCTCCATGGTGTAGCCTAGTGCGGAAAAGACAAAGATGCCCACAGCCAGGTACATAAGCAATAGCCCCAGTTCCTTAAAACTGCGCTTGAGAGCATAGGTGAGGGTCTGCAGCCCCGAGGAGTGGCGGGCCAGCTTGAAGATGCGAGCGATGCGCATGATCCTCAGGGCCTGCACAGCCTGCTGCACGTTGGTCAGCTCCATCATTCGTGCGCCCAGGTGCGTGAGTGTGAGACTCACATAAAAGGGGAGAATGGCCAGCACGTCCACGATGTTCATGAAGGACAGGGCAAAGTGCAGCTTGTTGGGCGACGAGAAGAGGCGCAGCAGGTACTCCAGCGTGAACCAACCGATGCAAGCAGTCTCTACGTTCTCCAGCGTCGGGTGTTCCACGCGGTTGCCCTCTGCATCCACCACCTGCAGCTCGGGTATGGTGCCCATACACATGACCACTGAGGAGACAAGGATGAGCAGGAAAGACAGAACTGCCACTACCCGCGCGGGGCACGAAGACTCAGGCTTCTCTAGGAACTTCCAGACGCACTTCTGGCAGCGGCGCCAGCGGCCCTCCGCTGCGTCCACACCCAGGTCGTCCAGGATGAGCTGCACCCTGCGCGCaatctcctccagctcctcccgtTTTTCGCTCAGATGGCTCTTGCAACAGTCATCCAGGAATTTGAGGTCCACCTTCCAGAAGTCCATCTCGTTCTTGAAGCAGATGGGACAGATGCCTTTCTTCATGTGGACCTCTCCGAAATAGTACACCTCAATGACACACTTGAACGCGTCCGGGTCCCGGTCAAAGTAGAATTCGCGCTTGCCCGGGTCGTAATCGTCGCATAGAGAGAAGATGGTGTCATAGCCCCCGGCTAAGCAGTTGATGAGCTCTGCCAGCCGGGTCTCAGGGTACTGGCTGAGCAGGTCTCCGTAGAGCACCTGCCGCACGCCCCCCACATTCACCACAATCTCAATGTCGTCGCCTGCCGCAGCAGAGTCCTGGCTTCCCGGCTCCGGGAGGCTTTGCTCGGCAGACGGGTCCATGCTCCCCACAGGCGTGCTTGCAAGCCCGGGTTCCATGCGCCCTGCCTCTGCCGCCGCCAATACGAGGCCCTCCGGGACAACAGCCACCTGCCGGAAGAGGCACTCACAGCGGGCGGCAGCAGGCTGGGGCTCGCAGCGAGGGAGCCATGCACCCGATGGCGGGGCTGCGCTCGGGCATCCAGGCGCGCTGGCGGCGGACTCTGCGGTTAGTGGTCTTTGGTTTAGGGACACTCACCCAGGGCTCTGGATATGTCTCTTCAGCTCGATCCAGGACAGGACGAGGCTCTTCTCGCAGGCAGCGTTCTCCTTCCCCAGGCGAGGGTGGGTCAGCCCCAGAGCTGCGCGATCTGGCTATGCAGAGAGCGAACTTGGACTGGCTTTACCGGAGCCCGTTCCGAAACACAATAGGAATTCCAGCCTGACGTCAAACGCTTTGCTactgtaccctcttctggtgagaTTTCGCACCACAGGAGCCGCAACTGCCCAGGAACGAGTTAACCCTTGGGCAGACCTGCACAGAAGACCATCACCTCGCCACCAGCACCACCCGCTCAGCCTAAAGACTCAGAGGTTATGTCCTACGGCTTTAAGACCACCCCGGCTCAGGCTGCTAAGTCCCACCAGCGCTGAGCCATACCACtaggtgagagaggagagaggacgtCTGCCTGTTGCTCACCAAGCCCCTCGAGGGGTAGCTGCACACTCCTTGAGCACATCCCTTCTGTCCTAGGCTTCTGTAGGCACTGGAAGGGTTCCGGACACTCCTGAGCACTGCCTTGTCCCCTACCCTAACAACTTGTCCCAGCCTccacaataaaaaggaaattgcTGCAGGTCACTGGATAAAAGGGGAGTTGAGTTTAGCCACCCCTTAACCCAAGGTTTTCCTGCCTGCCTAGCTGTTAGCTTTCAGCAGGCCGGCACCAGCACCATTAGCTCCCAGAGCCCTGGATTCCTGTGGCACCTGTGCCCACCAtaaccccccactcccccacataCACTCTGAGGAAAATCACTTCTTACAGTTGGatctctccccgcccctcccccgcccccgcccccatcttTCCTAAGCAGAGAGCATAGCTAGTTCAGTTCTTACCACCAGGGTAACCAACCCCGGATCTCTCTATAGCCTGGAATTGGGTTTTAAAACATCAGCTGAGCCCAgatatagttcagttggtagagtctttgcctagcacacacaaggtcCTGAGCTGCTTTCCATCCCACATAAACTGGACTGGAGCCGCTTGTTCTATGATGCCAGCTCTCCTCACTTAGGAACGGGaggcaagaagaaaaggaggtcaaggctaTCCTCTCGCGTTGGAGGCTATCCTAGGCTAAGGattggctcaaaaaaaaaaaagttggaagaTTGAATAGGCTAACAGGACAGTGAAGCTATTCTGTTTGATCGTGTGGTGGCAAACACGTCATTCAGACTTGTCAAAACCCTCGGAAAGCACAAAAGCAAGACGGGGTCCGTAAAGGACACTGTGGGCCATGTAGGTGATGGTGATGCTCTGTCTCTGTGGCTTCCTCAGTTGTAACAAGCATTCCACTCCCACAGGGATGTCCACAGTGGGGGTGCTGGTCATGGGGGAAGCTGTAAGAACAGGGGCCTGGGACATTGCTGTTTTCTACATAATTTTTCTGTGATCCAATGACTGCTGGTTTTAAAAGACTATTAAAATGTGTTCTGTACGCTGGATTTCTTAGACATTCAAGACCATGCCGCTGATGAGTCATGGAACCAGTACAGTGGGCCACTGgcagtatttttctttaatgggACGATATAAAAACCAGATGCAATAGAACACAGTCTTGTTGGAGAACGTCTTAAACCTTTTATTTTACTTCCATTTAGCATCAGTCTATGATATGTTACTCAGAATAGGAAATTGAGGCTGAGAAAGGTTGGATGACGGTAACAGTTAACATTAATGTAAGAGCACTGTGCACCCAGCACTCTACACTAATATAAGAGCACTGTGCACCAGCACTCTTCACTAATACAAGAGCACTGTGCACCAGCACTCTTCACTAATACAAGAGCACTGTGCGCCCAACATGCTACACTAATTCAAGAGCACTGTGCACCAGCACTCTTCACTAATACAAGAGCACTGTGCACCAGCACTCTACTCTAATATAAGAGCACTGTACACCAGCACTCTACACCAATATAAGAGCACTGTGCACCCAGCACTCTGGgtgctttacattttttttagttCCTCCAGCAGCTCTCTGAGAAAATAGGATATCAGTAactgccaccatcacccaccacatTTGGAATTCAAACTGCTAGGCTCCAAGGCTATTTCCTTACTGCAGCCATCCCATCATCTCCACACCCTTAGATCCATATTGTCTGTACTCTTCTGGGCCCTCTGCTGTCGTTCGCTGTACTGTCAGGGCCCAGCACAAATGGCATCTAATTCTGAGCTTTATGGGCTTAAAAAGACCCATTATCACTCACATATTCAAATACTTACTGAGGtcctgtgtacatgcatgcatgcatgccacacCCACCCTGGGTAAAGAATTCATAATCtactggagacacacacacacacacacatacacactacactacactacatctgtgagtgtgtgagtgtgtgtgtgtgtgtgtgtgtgtgtgtacatgtgtatgttgtGTAACAATTACAGTTAGGGCAACACATTACAAGAGAGGGATGAAATGCACAGGGCAGTACTTCCCAAGCTCCCTCATAAGCGGTGCTGTCTGGGTGCCAGCTGGTGGGAAGCAGAAGGCGCAAAAGCAAGGTGTTGGGTCTGGGGTCATACCTCAGTTGGCAgaaggcttgcctagcatgcaggaagccctgagttccaCCCTCAGCAGCGCATAAAAGTTGGATGCCATAGGATCAggagttctaggctatccttggccTACATAGTGATTTTAAATgtaacctgtctcaaaaacaagcaaagcccACAGTGTTCATGGGGATTGGTGCCTGATGGAACTTCAGCCACCACCCCAGGTACTATGACTGTGTGCAGGTGTTTCAAGAACACAGAggtttagccgggcatggtggctttaatcccagcactcgggagcagaggcaggcggatctctgtgagttcgaggccagcctggtctacaaagtgagtccaggacagccagggctacacagagaaaacctgtctcaaaagaaaacaaaaaacaagaaaccaaacaaacaaacaaacaaaagaacacaccTCGCCAGCACAGAAGAGGTTAGCTGTTAAAACTATCCTCCAAATTTAATGTACAGTGGTCACAGAATTGTTGTATTCTTACAAACCCCAAGAAAAGGGCACAGGCAGGGCAAATGTAGGTTTGGCCAGGGAGAGCCGAGATCAAGGAAAAAGTGGGAGCCTTCACTGGGGTCTCCACAGGGCAGAATGAAGAACTGAGGTCTGAGGAGCTGGGGTCCTCTGGCAGGCTCAGGAAAGCAGCAGCCTCCCTTGTTTTGGTACCTGGGTCTGGGATGATTTGGAGCAGTTATGGCATGTTGTGAGGATTTGCCAAGGGGGCGGGTGGGACagggcctggaactggagtggtcATCCCCACTGGACTAACCCTGCAGGGCCAATTCTCTTCTCAGGCGTTGTGGTCACAGATGTCATAGCAGAGACCTCAGAGGGACACTGCTtgttggcttgctctccatggcttcctcagcttgctttttatccaaccaaggaccacctacctgctcaggggtggcaccacccacaaggcacagggcccttccacatcaatcactaatcaagaaaatgcccctgcAGATGTGCCTACAGgtcagagacattttctcagttgaggttcctctttcccagatgaccctggctTGTTGTCAAGTCAACAATAAAACTAACCACCATACTGGGTGAATCTGCTCTCTTTGCAGTGTTTGAAGGCCTGAGGTATGGGCATCAGTCTTACTAATAGGAGGGGTGGGTATTGTGCCAGATTTGGTGGGATCCAGCTGCCTGGCCAGCCTTCAGCTGCCCACTAAACTCAGGTGGTGGCTGACCACTTTCACCTACAATGACCCAGACAGTAGCTACTGGCTACCTGGCTTTTGAGCATTTGAAATGCAGCTAGTGCCAGGGAGGAGCTAAGTGTTTTAGCACCACTTGACCTTAGCAGCTTTATTAAGAAATAACTCACAATACACACAactgcctcgtgtgtgtgtgtgtgtgtgtgtgtgtgtgtgtgtgtgtgtgtgtgtcaccatggagTCCCAggaatctgcttgtctctgcctccctggaacTGAGagcacaggcatgtaccactatagAAGGAATTTTGACAAGGGTTtttggattgaactcaggttctcatgactggtcagcaagcactttactgattgagccatccccctgcctcagcttcctcctttGCAGTAGACAACGACTCTTAGAATATTCACCAGTTTGTGCACCATCCCCACCAATGAGTTCCactcatttttttggttttgttttgtttttgagacaggatctcactccatgtagctctggctgtccttgaactcattacatatcctaggctggccttgaacgcatagagatgcctgcctctgcctcttgagttctggaattaaaggcatacatcaCCACACCCATCTCAGCTCATTTTTGTCATCCCAAGAAACAGtcctggggggggagggggtaaggggggtggaggggtggaaggGTAGAGAGTGGAGGGTAgagggggtagggagtgggggtgctagagagatggctcagcagttaagagcactggctgatctccCAGAGGATataggttcaatacccagcacccacatagcagctcacaactgcctgtaagtctAGTTCCAGGGAGCCTGggacccccacacagacataaattcaggcaaaacatcaatgcccacaaaaataaatcttgaaagctATTTTATACAAATGGACTCTCATAAGACATGTTTTGTAACAGGTTGGTTCCTTTCACTTAGAATATGTTAAGACATTTGTCAGTTCTCCAGTCCTTTTTATGACTGAGCAGTGACCATTTTACTGAAAAATCACACCTTATTTCCAGCCCTTTGTGGCCAGTGGCCACTGCATTAAGCAGGCCAAGCAAGAGTGGGTATAAGAGGGTGGGACTAGTAAAGATTGACAGTAGTCCAGACAGGAAGGATCCCAGCCCGGGTCCTGGACCAAGCACGCACTTCATACACCTGAGTCCTTGCACCGCAGTGCTGCCCACCTAGCCCGGGGCTTATTATTTCCCACCCTTCAAAGCTCAGTCCTCAGAGTTTGTGCCACCAGCAGGAGGTCTTCTAGGACTATGCTGCTTCCCCATGGTCCCCAATGATGACAACCCCTTCCCTGCACACTCACAGAGCCCCCTCCTGTCCCATATATAGCACAGGGCCTGGACATCCAAAGGGGCTAGGTAGGTGCAGGGAGGGTAAGGCAGGAGAGGTTACTATACAGATTCTTTCTATACAGTTTGGAAAACCATGAGGGTGTTCTTGTCTATGGTGGGCTTTCATTTGCTCTGCTACCCCTCAAAGTGGCATCTGCAGTTTCTAAGGCACGTTGGTGAGAGAGGCTTGTTCTTTGTACATGCGTGGCACCATGGTAAGCCCTACTGAGAGGTGAGAGACACCTGGGTGCTGAGTGGAGTGCGGCCACGCTGGTGAAGGGGCTGCTGTGAGGGCgtggctggtgggggtggggctgctgtGGGCCACAGCTGATGGAGGGGCTGCTACGGGGGCGTGGCTGGTGGGGTTGCTGTGGGGGCGTGGCTGAGGTTGCTGGGGGGCGTGGCTGGTAGAAGAAGGGTTGCTGTGGAGTCACAGGCTAGCCTTCTTTCTAAAAACAGGGTATAGATATTTTCCTTGCAATATGAAAGAAGTAAGGCTAGCAAGAAACCAAACCTGCACACGCCTTCATCTTGCCATCCAGCCACAGAGCTGCACAACTATGGACAGCTGCTGGGGCCAAGACCTTCCCTGACCATCGGCCAAATAGGAGGCCGGAATGGGGCTCCATAGGTGTCAAAAGGGCTCACATGATGCAATCTCATTGAAGGTCACTGTTGCATTGAAAACCCAGAGCAGTCTGAATCCGTTTAGAATTTCCTGAGGGTTACACAGGACAGAAAGGTATGAGCTTTTGGCTAAATCCGGAAAGTCCCTCACTGTGGTACGTTTGGTCCTATATTTGGCTTCTATGGGAATATTGTACATTTCACGGCACCATGCAGGGGGCTAGAGCGAGTGAAGGGACAGCCCACATCTTCTATTAAATACCAGCAGCACATTTGACTCGTGGGCTTGCCATTTAAATAAGGGTGAGAAAAACCCACCATCAAGTTATGGGTCTAGGAAGCAATTGTTTGAGCTACACTTTTCTTTATCAAATGTGTCTCCAAAAAAATTCAACAATAGCATTTGGGGCTACAGTGCTCTGTTTTTGTGACATTAGTTAAAACCAGCACACGTATACCTCAGTGATTGTCTAGAGGGAGGAGAATGCAAGCTCTAATCTGTTCCCCTTTTACGAGCAAACTAATCAGTTCTGTCCAGTTAGGGGTTCTTTGTCATGCTGAATCTAATAGTGCCTTTCTTTCGTTAAGCTTTGGCTCTGTGAGACGTGAGACGGAAAACTTACATGTCATtatttcctgcccccccccccccagcactggcAGGAGCTGACCATGCCCCATTCTCCTGAGCCCAGCCGCCTACCCAGAACTCAGTGACAGAAGGCTCAGTTCATCTCCTGCTCTCTCGAGGTCAAGAGCAGGAGGcaatcacatttgaccatgtcccctggagggggagacctagtggcactcagaggaaggacagcaggttgccaagaagagacttgataccctatgagaatatacagggggaggttattcccctcaggaacagtcataggggaggggaataatgggaaaattggggggggggggatacaagggatgggata
This window of the Acomys russatus chromosome 1, mAcoRus1.1, whole genome shotgun sequence genome carries:
- the Kcnf1 gene encoding potassium voltage-gated channel subfamily F member 1 encodes the protein MEPGLASTPVGSMDPSAEQSLPEPGSQDSAAAGDDIEIVVNVGGVRQVLYGDLLSQYPETRLAELINCLAGGYDTIFSLCDDYDPGKREFYFDRDPDAFKCVIEVYYFGEVHMKKGICPICFKNEMDFWKVDLKFLDDCCKSHLSEKREELEEIARRVQLILDDLGVDAAEGRWRRCQKCVWKFLEKPESSCPARVVAVLSFLLILVSSVVMCMGTIPELQVVDAEGNRVEHPTLENVETACIGWFTLEYLLRLFSSPNKLHFALSFMNIVDVLAILPFYVSLTLTHLGARMMELTNVQQAVQALRIMRIARIFKLARHSSGLQTLTYALKRSFKELGLLLMYLAVGIFVFSALGYTMEQSHPETLFKSIPQSFWWAIITMTTVGYGDIYPKTTLGKLNAAISFLCGVIAIALPIHPIINNFVRYYNKQRVLETAAKHELELMELNSNSAEGKPGGSRSDLDTLPPEPAAREGPSWGSRLKLSHSDTFIPLLTEEKHHRTRLQSCK